One window of Populus nigra chromosome 5, ddPopNigr1.1, whole genome shotgun sequence genomic DNA carries:
- the LOC133694101 gene encoding protein RADIALIS-like 3, with protein MASHSLNCSRNCSSSWTPKQNKLFEKALALYDKDTPDRWHNVAKAVGGKSAEEVERHYEILIKDVREIESGRVPFPNYRSSGNSN; from the coding sequence ATGGCATCCCATTCTCTCAACTGTTCACGTAACTGTAGTTCCTCTTGGACCCCCAAGCAAAACAAACTATTCGAAAAGGCCCTGGCTTTGTATGACAAGGACACCCCTGACCGCTGGCATAATGTTGCCAAGGCTGTGGGTGGGAAATCTGCAGAGGAAGTGGAGAGGCACTATGAAATTCTCATCAAGGATGTCAGGGAAATTGAGTCTGGCCGGGTTCCATTCCCTAATTACAGGTCAAGTGGAAACAGCAACTAA